The Anas acuta chromosome 2, bAnaAcu1.1, whole genome shotgun sequence genome contains a region encoding:
- the LOC137851594 gene encoding feather keratin-like, whose amino-acid sequence MAEGTLHTTDMSCSNICRPCGPTPLANSCNEPCVRQCEDSHVAIQPSTVVVTLPGPILSSFPQNTAVGSSASAAVGSNLSAQGVPISGGGFGGFGLGGLGGYGLGGLGCFSGRRACYPC is encoded by the exons ATGGCGGAGG GCACCCTCCACACCACAGACATGTCCTGCTCCAACATCTGCCGCCCCTGCGGACCCACCCCGCTGGCTAAcagctgcaacgagccctgTGTCAGGCAGTGCGAGGACTCCCACGTCGCCATCCAGCCTTCCACCGTGGTGGTCACCCTGCCAggacccatcctcagctccttcccccagaacaccGCCGTTGGATCCTCCGCATCAGCTGCCGTGGGCAGCAACCTCAGCGCCCAGGGAGTGCCCATCTCTGGAGGCGGCTTCGGAGGCTTTGGCCTGGGAGGCTTGGGAGGCTATGGCTTGGGAGGCCTGGGCTGCTTCTCTGGCAGAAGAGCCTGCTACCCCTGCTAA
- the LOC137851595 gene encoding feather keratin-like, whose amino-acid sequence MSCSNICRPCGPTPLANSCNEPCVRQCEDSHVAIQPSTVVVTLPGPILSSFPQNTAVGSSASAAVGSNLSAQGVPISGGGFGGFGLGGLGGYGLGGLGCFSGRRACYPC is encoded by the coding sequence ATGTCCTGCTCCAACATCTGCCGCCCCTGCGGACCCACCCCGCTGGCTAAcagctgcaacgagccctgTGTCAGGCAGTGCGAGGACTCCCACGTCGCCATCCAGCCTTCCACCGTGGTGGTCACCCTGCCAggacccatcctcagctccttcccccagaacaccGCCGTTGGATCCTCCGCATCAGCTGCCGTGGGCAGCAACCTCAGCGCCCAGGGAGTGCCCATCTCTGGAGGCGGCTTCGGAGGCTTTGGCCTGGGAGGCTTGGGAGGCTATGGCCTGGGAGGCCTGGGCTGCTTCTCTGGCAGAAGAGCCTGCTATCCTTGCTAA
- the LOC137851888 gene encoding feather beta keratin-like, with protein sequence MSCYNICRPCGPTPLANSCNEPCVRQCEDSHVAIQPSTVVVTLPGPILSSFPQNTAVGSSASAAVGSNLSAQGVPVSGGGFGGFGLGGYGLGGLGCFSGRRACYPC encoded by the coding sequence ATGTCCTGCTACAACATCTGCCGCCCCTGCGGACCCACCCCGCTGGCTAAcagctgcaacgagccctgTGTCAGGCAATGTGAGGACTCCCACGTCGCCATCCAGCCTTCCACCGTGGTGGTCACCCTGCCAggacccatcctcagctccttcccccagaacaccGCCGTTGGATCCTCCGCATCAGCTGCTGTGGGCAGCAACCTCAGCGCCCAGGGAGTGCCCGTCTCTGGAGGCGGCTTCGGAGGCTTTGGCCTTGGAGGCTATGGCTTGGGAGGCCTGGGCTGCTTCTCTGGCAGAAGAGCCTGCTACCCCTGCTAA